One Streptomyces sp. NBC_00554 DNA segment encodes these proteins:
- the solA gene encoding N-methyl-L-tryptophan oxidase: MSAPVTTRTTSSHPASGPPLPAARPLDVAAERTRTPGSFTGHHFNAAGAALLATGTVEAVIDHLRAESLSGGYEAAQHAAPALAAVYARVAELLGARPEEVALVESATAGWQRAVSALRLRPGDRVLAARSSYVSSALHLLSAERDHGVRVELLPNGPDGAVDLEALETALRTGPAALVTAAHVPTSSGLVEPAAGIGALTRAHGVPFLLDATQSLGQLPVDMDALGCDLLVGTGRKFLRAPRGTGVLAVRRPLLDRLAPEAPDVRGARWIAERSWELVPDAKRFELWEAAHALRLGLGAALADLSALGVDTVARHLATVTAALRERLAALPGVHVTDPPAAGGAIVTFVVDGLDPTDVQRELARRRVHLIAVPAAHGRWDMDPRGLTKVVRASVHVYNDEADVDALVEAVNEIANRHGTASQSSGSATASPADAPTPRSARPESRLHDAIVVGLGVHGGAALRGLAARGLDVLGLEQYALGHDLGSSHGATRMIRRAYPHTDWDGLVATAYQAWEELEKAAKTQLVDITGGLYAAPVDRPDPLRGPGCRLVGPEEAARIFPGLRLPAGFGAVHDPRAGIIDVQEALLAQLALAERSGATIWDDTPVIDWEPDGDQVVVRTTDGVLRTRRLVLCTGPWTAAQVPSLAPHLTVTRIVNAYFAADPAGPLGRSGLGSFSVDLPQGLLYGFPAADGRGLKAGLDSGPAWDPDTARPPATGDELALLAEAVAQVLPGAGPVTESLTCLYTMTADRRFVVGEVPGVPQVLVASACSGHGFKFGPALGEALADLVCGTARPDLDFLSPARLSPGSAR, translated from the coding sequence GTGAGCGCCCCTGTGACGACCCGGACCACCTCCTCGCACCCGGCATCGGGGCCCCCTCTCCCGGCGGCCCGCCCCTTGGACGTCGCGGCCGAGCGCACTCGCACGCCGGGCTCCTTCACCGGCCACCACTTCAACGCCGCCGGCGCGGCCCTGCTCGCCACCGGCACGGTCGAGGCGGTCATCGACCACCTCAGGGCCGAGAGCCTGTCCGGGGGTTACGAGGCCGCACAGCACGCCGCTCCCGCCCTGGCCGCCGTCTACGCGCGTGTCGCCGAACTCCTCGGCGCCCGGCCGGAGGAGGTCGCCCTCGTCGAGAGTGCGACGGCCGGCTGGCAGCGCGCGGTGTCGGCGCTGCGGCTCCGCCCCGGGGACCGGGTACTGGCGGCCCGCTCCAGCTACGTCAGCAGCGCGCTGCACCTGCTGTCGGCCGAGCGCGACCACGGTGTCCGGGTGGAGCTGCTGCCCAACGGCCCGGACGGCGCGGTGGATCTGGAGGCCCTGGAGACGGCGCTGCGCACCGGTCCCGCCGCCCTGGTGACCGCGGCCCATGTGCCGACCTCTTCCGGTCTTGTCGAACCCGCCGCCGGAATCGGTGCGTTGACCCGGGCCCACGGAGTGCCTTTCCTGCTGGACGCGACGCAGTCGCTCGGTCAGCTGCCGGTCGACATGGACGCCCTCGGCTGCGACCTGCTCGTCGGGACCGGCCGCAAGTTCCTGCGCGCTCCGCGCGGCACCGGGGTGCTCGCGGTCCGCCGTCCCCTCCTGGACCGGCTCGCCCCCGAGGCGCCCGATGTCCGGGGTGCCCGGTGGATCGCCGAGCGCAGCTGGGAACTGGTGCCGGACGCCAAACGGTTCGAGCTGTGGGAAGCCGCGCACGCCCTGCGCCTGGGCCTGGGGGCAGCGCTCGCCGACCTGAGCGCCCTGGGCGTCGACACCGTCGCCCGGCACCTGGCGACGGTCACCGCGGCACTGCGGGAACGCCTCGCCGCGCTGCCGGGCGTCCACGTCACCGACCCGCCGGCCGCGGGCGGCGCCATCGTCACCTTCGTGGTCGACGGTCTCGACCCCACCGACGTACAGCGCGAACTCGCCCGCCGCCGGGTCCATTTGATCGCGGTACCGGCGGCGCACGGCCGCTGGGACATGGACCCCCGCGGCCTGACCAAGGTGGTACGGGCCTCGGTGCACGTCTACAACGACGAGGCCGACGTGGACGCCCTGGTCGAGGCGGTGAACGAGATCGCCAACCGTCACGGCACCGCCTCGCAGAGCAGCGGTTCCGCAACGGCGTCGCCCGCGGACGCCCCCACACCCCGTTCGGCGCGCCCCGAATCCCGGCTCCATGACGCGATCGTGGTCGGTCTCGGTGTGCACGGCGGTGCCGCCCTGCGCGGTCTTGCGGCGCGCGGACTCGACGTCCTGGGCCTGGAGCAGTACGCCCTGGGCCACGACCTGGGTTCCTCGCACGGGGCGACGCGGATGATCCGGCGCGCTTATCCGCACACCGACTGGGACGGTCTGGTGGCCACCGCGTACCAGGCCTGGGAGGAACTGGAGAAGGCCGCGAAGACCCAACTGGTCGACATCACCGGGGGGTTGTACGCGGCGCCGGTGGACCGTCCCGATCCGCTGCGCGGCCCCGGCTGCCGGCTGGTCGGTCCCGAGGAGGCGGCACGGATCTTCCCGGGGCTGCGGCTGCCCGCCGGATTCGGTGCGGTGCACGATCCGCGGGCCGGGATCATCGACGTGCAGGAGGCTCTGCTGGCCCAACTCGCCCTGGCCGAAAGGTCAGGAGCCACCATCTGGGACGACACCCCGGTCATCGACTGGGAGCCCGACGGCGACCAGGTCGTGGTGCGCACCACCGACGGTGTGCTGCGTACCCGGCGTCTGGTGCTGTGCACCGGTCCCTGGACGGCGGCCCAAGTCCCGTCGCTGGCCCCACATCTGACGGTCACTCGCATAGTCAACGCCTACTTCGCCGCCGACCCGGCGGGCCCGCTGGGCAGGTCCGGTCTGGGCAGTTTCTCGGTGGATCTGCCGCAGGGGCTGCTGTACGGCTTCCCGGCGGCCGACGGGCGCGGCCTCAAGGCGGGCCTGGACAGCGGCCCGGCCTGGGATCCGGACACGGCCCGGCCACCCGCTACCGGGGACGAACTCGCCCTGCTCGCCGAGGCGGTGGCGCAGGTTCTGCCCGGTGCCGGTCCGGTGACCGAGAGCCTGACCTGCCTCTACACCATGACGGCCGACCGGCGTTTCGTGGTCGGCGAAGTACCGGGCGTGCCCCAGGTGTTGGTGGCCTCGGCCTGCTCAGGGCACGGCTTCAAGTTCGGTCCTGCGCTCGGCGAGGCGCTGGCCGACCTCGTGTGCGGGACCGCTCGCCCGGACCTGGACTTCCTGTCCCCGGCCCGGCTGTCTCCCGGGAGCGCCCGGTGA
- a CDS encoding aldehyde dehydrogenase, producing MTAGPETTAESTAPGATPRLESTAPGAIVGSGRPSVAAPQATARLNSPARDGDPTQKENILDPSITLPHLPDCEPMLIGGEWTTGSARERIPVLDPATRKQLTTIAQAGPEEVSAAVAAATAAHRDRRWRGLPPRQRRDVLLRLADLVERDAEQLAVLDTLDNGKAIERARGDVELGLQAIRHFAGTPTRLTGTVHAAAADRHVYSVREPVGVVAAVLPWNFPFMIAAWKVAPALAAGCTVVVKPAEQTPLTALRLAALCLEAGVPEGVVNVVTGDGRTGAELVAHPDVAKVSFTGSTEVGRLIMAAAAPSVKRLTLELGGKSPNIVFADADLDAVVPNAVRAVFGHSGQMCTAGSRLLVERTVVKELLERLVPAVEALRIGPGLEGGINIGPLVSQEQYDRVTGYVELGRAEGAEVAAGGEPLTGPGWFVQPTVFTGVTPHMRIAREEIFGPVVMVIPFDSEEEAIALANDSEYGLAAGVWTGSLARAHRTAAALEAGTVWVNTYNEFDPAVAFGGMKQSGLGRDLGDAAVDGFTELKSITIAL from the coding sequence GTGACGGCAGGACCGGAAACGACAGCCGAGTCCACGGCGCCGGGCGCGACGCCACGGCTCGAGTCCACGGCGCCGGGCGCGATCGTCGGTTCCGGCCGTCCGTCCGTCGCTGCTCCCCAGGCAACGGCTCGGCTCAACTCCCCGGCGCGGGACGGCGATCCGACCCAGAAGGAGAACATCTTGGACCCCAGCATCACGCTCCCCCACCTGCCGGACTGCGAGCCCATGCTCATCGGCGGCGAGTGGACCACGGGCAGCGCGCGGGAGCGCATCCCGGTGCTCGACCCCGCCACCCGGAAGCAGCTCACCACCATCGCCCAGGCCGGACCCGAGGAGGTGTCCGCGGCGGTCGCCGCCGCCACCGCCGCGCACCGAGACCGCCGCTGGCGCGGGCTGCCGCCCCGCCAGCGCCGCGACGTGTTGCTGCGCCTCGCCGACCTGGTGGAGCGTGACGCCGAACAACTGGCGGTCCTGGACACCCTGGACAACGGCAAGGCCATCGAGCGGGCGCGCGGCGATGTGGAGCTGGGCCTGCAGGCCATCCGCCATTTCGCCGGCACCCCGACCCGGTTGACGGGCACCGTGCATGCCGCCGCCGCGGACCGGCACGTCTACAGCGTGCGTGAGCCGGTCGGCGTGGTCGCCGCCGTCCTGCCGTGGAACTTCCCCTTCATGATCGCCGCGTGGAAGGTCGCCCCCGCCCTGGCCGCCGGCTGCACGGTCGTGGTCAAGCCGGCCGAGCAGACTCCGCTGACCGCGCTGCGGCTGGCCGCGCTCTGCCTGGAGGCGGGCGTGCCCGAGGGGGTGGTCAACGTGGTGACCGGTGACGGGCGTACGGGTGCGGAACTGGTCGCGCATCCCGATGTCGCCAAGGTGTCCTTCACCGGGTCCACCGAGGTCGGGCGGCTGATCATGGCCGCGGCGGCGCCTTCGGTGAAGCGGCTCACCCTCGAACTGGGCGGCAAGTCGCCCAACATCGTCTTCGCGGACGCCGATCTGGACGCGGTGGTCCCGAACGCCGTGCGCGCGGTGTTCGGGCACTCCGGGCAGATGTGCACGGCGGGGAGCAGGCTGCTGGTGGAGCGCACGGTCGTGAAGGAGTTGCTCGAGCGGCTGGTTCCGGCGGTGGAGGCGCTGCGGATCGGCCCGGGTCTGGAGGGCGGCATCAACATCGGTCCGCTGGTGTCCCAGGAGCAGTACGACCGGGTCACCGGCTATGTCGAACTGGGCCGCGCCGAGGGCGCCGAGGTGGCCGCCGGCGGCGAACCGCTCACCGGTCCCGGCTGGTTCGTGCAACCGACGGTGTTCACCGGTGTCACCCCCCACATGCGGATCGCCCGGGAGGAGATCTTCGGCCCGGTCGTCATGGTCATCCCCTTCGACAGCGAGGAGGAGGCGATCGCGCTGGCCAACGACAGCGAGTACGGGCTCGCCGCCGGCGTGTGGACCGGCAGCCTGGCCCGCGCCCACCGCACCGCCGCCGCGTTGGAGGCCGGGACCGTGTGGGTGAACACGTACAACGAGTTCGACCCCGCCGTGGCCTTCGGCGGGATGAAGCAGTCGGGCCTCGGCAGGGACCTCGGTGACGCCGCCGTCGACGGGTTCACCGAGCTCAAGAGCATCACCATCGCCCTGTGA
- a CDS encoding creatininase family protein, giving the protein MPATIPGPYGRTVPTGLDVPGLTAQLGGTGSPVLWEELTWPEAESTAAAQDAVIIPVGATEQHGPHLPLSVDTRIGEAVALGVSALTGVPVLPPLSFGVSASHGGFAGTVALRPETMIAVVEDVIDSLYASGVRQFILLNGHIWNNGALDVSAEKLRVRHRDARVRALGYVTMYPGPEVDGHVTYGRALMHANFFETSVMLHLAPELVRMERATSHVDVDSFWDYRMDQVSETGVWGRDVTDADAKHGEAEFDRCVLTTARAVSAAVREPWPDPAHRPGRHA; this is encoded by the coding sequence ATGCCCGCAACCATTCCCGGGCCCTACGGTCGCACCGTACCCACCGGCCTCGACGTCCCCGGACTCACCGCCCAGTTGGGCGGAACCGGCTCCCCGGTGCTGTGGGAGGAGCTGACCTGGCCGGAGGCCGAGTCCACCGCCGCCGCCCAGGACGCCGTCATCATCCCCGTCGGCGCCACCGAGCAGCACGGCCCCCATCTTCCACTCTCGGTGGACACCCGGATCGGTGAGGCCGTCGCCCTGGGGGTCTCCGCCCTCACCGGCGTACCCGTCCTGCCGCCCCTGAGCTTCGGGGTGTCCGCGTCCCACGGCGGCTTCGCCGGGACGGTTGCGCTGCGCCCCGAGACCATGATCGCCGTGGTGGAGGACGTCATCGACTCCTTGTACGCCTCCGGGGTACGGCAGTTCATCCTGCTCAACGGGCACATCTGGAACAACGGCGCGCTCGATGTCTCGGCCGAGAAACTGAGGGTCCGTCACCGGGACGCCAGGGTCAGGGCGTTGGGGTACGTGACGATGTACCCGGGGCCCGAGGTCGACGGACACGTCACCTACGGGCGGGCGTTGATGCACGCCAACTTCTTCGAGACCTCCGTGATGCTGCATCTGGCGCCGGAGCTGGTCCGGATGGAACGGGCCACCTCCCATGTCGACGTCGACTCCTTCTGGGACTACCGCATGGACCAGGTCAGCGAGACCGGGGTCTGGGGCCGGGACGTGACCGACGCCGACGCGAAGCACGGCGAGGCGGAGTTCGACCGCTGCGTCCTCACCACCGCCCGGGCGGTCTCCGCGGCGGTCCGCGAACCGTGGCCGGATCCGGCCCACCGTCCCGGCCGCCACGCGTGA
- a CDS encoding cytidine deaminase — protein sequence MTATDVWPVPTPLSMSAADAELLAIAQELLTRVWQSGRHEVATALRTADGSVHTGVHVEGSCRRSSICAEGVAMGTARGALPAGEPLSITSVVSVQIKPAGRFRIIAPCGVCRELISDYCPDADVWVTTVDGDEPVPLRALDLLPEKSRRQW from the coding sequence ATGACCGCCACGGACGTCTGGCCCGTGCCGACCCCGCTGTCGATGAGCGCGGCGGACGCCGAACTCCTCGCCATCGCCCAGGAGTTGTTGACCCGGGTCTGGCAGTCGGGCCGTCACGAGGTGGCGACCGCGCTGCGTACGGCGGACGGGAGTGTGCACACCGGCGTCCATGTGGAGGGCTCCTGCCGGCGCAGTTCGATCTGTGCCGAAGGGGTGGCCATGGGGACCGCCCGCGGTGCCCTGCCCGCCGGGGAGCCGTTGAGCATCACCTCGGTGGTCTCGGTGCAGATCAAGCCGGCGGGCCGGTTCCGGATCATCGCCCCTTGCGGGGTGTGCCGCGAGCTGATCAGTGACTACTGCCCGGACGCCGACGTGTGGGTCACCACGGTCGACGGCGACGAACCCGTCCCGTTGCGCGCCCTCGACCTGCTGCCCGAGAAGAGCCGACGCCAGTGGTGA
- a CDS encoding amidohydrolase family protein — translation MIIDAYNTTQDVRGRSDYLTGARKGQAPPPYTPFEPRRILDRMDAAGVDMAMVCSLAQRIENDFIASLVAAYPDRFFGFGQVMPQADDALDEIDRMADAGLVGLKLHPSLHGYHVADHGLLDPVFEACARRGLLVLINALDDAFCAPLAIEEIARDHPEVPTIIAHMGAVWNVPEAIIVAERQPHVYLETSATLMSDVKRAYARLGPEKILMGSEWPGSDFDLERMKIAKAVVDEKDRALVEGGNMARLLGLPA, via the coding sequence TTGATCATCGACGCGTACAACACCACGCAGGACGTCCGCGGTCGCTCGGACTACCTGACCGGAGCGCGCAAGGGCCAGGCCCCGCCGCCGTACACGCCCTTCGAGCCCCGGCGCATCCTCGACCGGATGGACGCCGCGGGGGTGGACATGGCGATGGTGTGCTCGCTCGCCCAGCGCATCGAGAACGACTTCATCGCCTCGCTGGTGGCCGCGTACCCGGACCGGTTCTTCGGCTTCGGGCAGGTGATGCCGCAGGCCGACGACGCGCTCGACGAGATCGACCGGATGGCCGACGCGGGCCTGGTGGGGCTGAAGCTGCACCCGAGTCTGCACGGTTACCACGTCGCCGACCACGGGCTCCTGGATCCGGTGTTCGAGGCGTGTGCCCGGCGCGGACTGCTGGTCCTGATCAACGCGCTCGACGACGCGTTCTGCGCGCCGCTGGCCATCGAGGAGATCGCCCGGGACCACCCGGAGGTGCCGACGATCATCGCGCACATGGGGGCGGTGTGGAACGTGCCGGAGGCGATCATCGTGGCCGAGCGGCAGCCGCACGTGTACCTGGAGACTTCGGCGACCCTGATGAGCGATGTGAAGCGGGCCTACGCACGTCTTGGGCCCGAGAAGATCCTGATGGGCAGTGAGTGGCCCGGTTCGGACTTCGACCTGGAGCGCATGAAGATCGCGAAGGCGGTCGTGGACGAGAAGGACCGGGCGCTCGTCGAGGGCGGCAACATGGCCCGGCTGCTGGGCCTGCCGGCATGA
- a CDS encoding ABC transporter ATP-binding protein, with translation MTAALVKARGLRVEYPGRAGGRVRALRDIDLDILQGETLGLVGESGCGKSTLGRALLRVIEPTSGRIEFGGLDLTRLRGRGLRRTRAELAMVFQDPFGSLNPRRRIADIVAEPLLRARGATRAEAAKAVAELLDLVGLGAEAGRRRPHEFSGGQRQRIGIARALASSPQFVVADEAVSALDVSIQAQVLNLLSDLVRDRGLTMLFISHDLGVVRHIADRIAVMYLGQIVEIASRDAFFSGPAHPYSSALLSSVPVLRPGAPREQRVLEGELPDPANPPEGCLFRTRCPFATEECRISRPELREIAPGRSVRCHLPLVTGESTRSPSPVSEVETL, from the coding sequence ATGACCGCCGCGCTCGTCAAGGCCCGCGGGCTGCGCGTCGAGTACCCGGGGCGGGCCGGCGGCCGCGTCAGGGCGCTGCGCGACATCGACCTCGACATCCTCCAGGGCGAGACCCTCGGTCTGGTCGGCGAGTCGGGGTGCGGCAAGTCCACGCTGGGCAGGGCCCTGCTGCGGGTGATCGAACCCACCTCGGGGCGGATCGAGTTCGGCGGCCTGGATCTCACCCGGCTGCGGGGACGAGGGCTGCGCCGTACGCGGGCCGAGCTGGCGATGGTCTTCCAGGATCCGTTCGGTTCGCTCAATCCGCGGCGCAGGATCGCCGACATCGTCGCCGAACCGCTGCTGCGGGCTCGGGGCGCCACCCGGGCCGAGGCTGCGAAGGCGGTGGCCGAGCTGCTCGATCTCGTCGGGCTCGGCGCGGAGGCCGGCCGGCGCAGGCCGCACGAGTTCTCCGGCGGTCAGCGTCAGCGCATCGGCATCGCACGGGCGCTCGCCTCCTCGCCGCAGTTCGTCGTGGCCGACGAGGCGGTCTCGGCGCTGGACGTGTCGATCCAGGCGCAGGTGCTGAACCTGTTGTCGGACCTGGTGCGGGACCGGGGCCTGACGATGCTGTTCATCTCCCACGACCTGGGCGTCGTACGGCACATCGCGGACCGGATCGCCGTCATGTATCTGGGCCAGATCGTGGAGATCGCCTCCCGGGACGCGTTCTTCTCCGGGCCCGCGCACCCCTACAGCAGCGCTCTGCTGTCCTCCGTTCCCGTGCTGCGGCCGGGAGCGCCCCGTGAACAGCGGGTCCTGGAGGGCGAGTTGCCCGATCCGGCGAATCCGCCGGAGGGCTGCCTGTTCCGTACCCGGTGCCCCTTCGCGACGGAGGAGTGCCGGATCAGCAGGCCCGAGCTGCGCGAGATCGCGCCCGGGCGCAGCGTGCGCTGCCATCTGCCCCTGGTGACCGGTGAGTCCACCCGGTCCCCGAGTCCAGTGAGTGAGGTCGAAACGCTTTGA